The following are encoded together in the Syngnathus scovelli strain Florida chromosome 12, RoL_Ssco_1.2, whole genome shotgun sequence genome:
- the dnajb12a gene encoding dnaJ homolog subfamily B member 12a, whose translation MDSNKDEAERCIKIALNAVSNNQPDRAKKFLEKAQRLFPTDQAQSLLDTLAQNGKPPDQNGRPVHGERTSPRQRHHREDAETSAQGPADSTKPYTAEQMEAVRKIKGCKDYYQILGVEKTASEEDLKKAYRKLALKFHPDKNHAPGATDAFKAIGNAYAVLSNAEKRRQYDQYGEERSHPSRQRQHRDFEADISPEDLFNMFFGGGFPSSNVHVYRNGRMHFAHHNRQERREQQRDGGLALFVQLMPILILILVSALSQLMITHPPYSLSYHPSAGYVHKRHTSHLKVPFYVGEHFSHEFTGANLKNVERTVEEDYISNLRNKCWKEKQHKEGLMYRARYFGDSELYKSAERMGTPSCNRLSEIQFILDG comes from the exons ATGGACTCAAACAAGGACGAAGCGGAGCGTTGCATCAAAATCGCCCTGAATGCAGTCAGCAACAACCAGCCGGACAGAGCCAAGAAGTTTCTAGAGAAGGCCCAGCGTCTATTCCCGACAGACCAAGCCCAAA GTTTATTGGACACGCTAGCGCAGAATGGGAAGCCTCCGGACCAGAATGGGCGACCTGTCCACGGTGAAAGAACCTCCCCTAGGCAGCGTCATCACAGAGAGGACGCTGAAACGTCTGCGCAGGGCCCTGCAGATTCGACCAAACCTTACACCGCCGAGCAGATGGAGGCGGTCAGGAA GATTAAGGGCTGTAAAGATTACTACCAAATTCTGGGAGTAGAAAAGACTGCCTCTGAGGAAGATCTTAAAAAAGCGTACCGGAAGCTGGCGCTGAAATTCCACCCCGATAAAAACCATGCGCCGGGAGCCACCGATGCATTTAAAG CCATCGGCAACGCCTACGCCGTGCTGAGCAACGCTGAGAAGCGGCGGCAGTACGACCAGTACGGGGAGGAGCGCTCGCACCCGAGCAGACAGCGGCAGCATCGCGACTTTGAAGCCGATATTTCACCCGAGGACCTCTTCAACATGTTTTTTGGTGGAGGCTTCCCATCCA GTAACGTACACGTTTACAGAAATGGAAGAATGCACTTTGCGCACCACAACAGGCAAGAAAGAAGAGAGCAGCAGAGAGAT GGAGGCCTGGCTCTGTTTGTCCAGTTGATGcccatcctcatcctcatcctggTGTCTGCGCTAAGCCAGCTCATGATCACGCATCCTCCTTACAGCCTTAGCTACCATCC GTCAGCAGGTTACGTTCACAAACGGCATACGTCCCACCTGAAGGTGCCTTTCTATGTGGGCGAGCACTTTAGCCACGAATTCACCGGAGCCAACCTGAAGAATGTGGAGAGAACTGTGGAGGAGGACTACATCTCCAACCTCAGGAACAAATGCTGGAAGGAGAAGCAGCACA AGGAAGGCCTAATGTACCGCGCACGCTATTTCGGGGACTCTGAGTTGTACAAGAGCGCAGAGAGGATGGGGACTCCCAGCTGCAACCGGTTATCTGAGATTCAGTTCATACTGGACGGTTAG
- the LOC125978131 gene encoding DNA damage-inducible transcript 4 protein: MSYAYSLDGSFPPSPAEDGGDSKRLSWGRLLQRLGDLKELNYRQCNNSDTGSVADMSMSNSESSLFWDPSEETLAIELVATIKESLYGAAHFLGCSRLLIPDSLLDHVGQELVHLAASEPCGLRGALIQLCVDRGEPWSPCNVDEITVDTALVPTFHVTLLLKAELGGLWPKVQRFFKSSWSERMCETPARHRQSLRLSSGFRAMKRKLYCSGELLIEECS; encoded by the exons ATGTCTTACGCTTATTCCCTGGACGGGAGCTTCCCACCTTCACCGGCCGAGGACGGTGGCGACTCTAAGCGGTTGTCCTGGGGCAGACTGCTGCAGAGGCTCGGCGATCTCAAGGAGCTCAATTACAGGCAGTGCAACAATAGTGACACCG ggtctGTAGCGGACATGTCTATGTCTAATTCCGAGAGCAGCTTATTCTGGGACCCCTCTGAGGAGACCCTGGCTATAGAGCTAGTGGCCACCATCAAAGAATCCCTCTACGGGGCTGCGCACTTCCTGGGCTGCTCCCGTCTCCTCATACCTGACTCACTGCTGGACCATGTGGGTCAGGAACTCGTCCATCTGGCGGCCAGCGAGCCTTGCGGCCTGCGGGGGGCGCTGATCCAACTGTGCGTGGACAGAGGAGAGCCCTGGTCCCCGTGCAACGTGGACGAAATTACCGTGGACACTGCACTGGTGCCCACCTTCCATGTGACTCTGCTGCTGAAAGCCGAGTTGGGTGGACTGTGGCCTAAGGTCCAGAGGTTCTTTAAAAGTAGCTGGTCCGAACGGATGTGCGAGACCCCTGCAAGGCACCGACAATCTCTCAGACTGAGCTCTGGCTTCAGGGCCATGAAGAGGAAGTTGTACTGTTCAGGGGAGCTACTCATTGAAGAGTGCTCCTGA